From one Streptomyces sp. N50 genomic stretch:
- a CDS encoding phage major capsid protein, with the protein MSTDTRLSRLQERLRTAQIQRGIIADKGDENGGLTEAEFRQWEQYGRDIADLDDRIAELVSVGQRSEPTGGAAAVRRATSGLSVNEPRTYGKHGRSSYFQDLARVRLGQDDDGSAMQRLQRHATDVATGQEYRDLNRTDGNGGYAVPPAWLMGEFVELARAGRAYANVVNGQPMPGGTDSINIPKVATGSATAIQTADNGAVQETDITDTFINAPVRTIAGQQDVAIQLLDQSPVSFDQVIFRDLTADFATKLDLQVISGSGSSGQVTGVRGTSGITTIAYTSGSPTVAGVYSKIADAVQRVHTTRFMPPTVIVMHPRRWAWFLAAADSAGRPLVVPQAGNPQNAVATLGAVAAEQVVGQMHGLPVVTDPSMPTTLGTGTNEDVIHVLRASDLLLYESGIRSRVMPEVGSGTLTVRLQIYGYLAFTAARYPASVVEIGGSALAAPSF; encoded by the coding sequence GTGTCTACCGACACGCGTCTTTCCCGCCTGCAAGAGCGCCTGCGTACCGCCCAGATCCAGCGCGGCATCATCGCCGACAAGGGCGACGAGAACGGCGGCCTCACCGAAGCCGAATTCCGTCAGTGGGAGCAGTACGGCCGGGACATCGCCGATCTAGACGACCGCATCGCCGAACTGGTCTCTGTCGGCCAGCGGAGCGAGCCCACCGGCGGGGCCGCGGCCGTGCGCCGAGCCACCTCCGGCCTGTCGGTCAACGAGCCGCGCACCTACGGCAAGCACGGCCGTTCCTCCTACTTCCAGGACCTGGCCCGTGTGCGGCTCGGCCAGGACGACGACGGCTCCGCCATGCAGCGCCTTCAGCGCCACGCCACGGACGTGGCGACCGGCCAGGAGTACCGCGACCTGAACCGGACCGATGGGAACGGGGGCTATGCGGTCCCGCCGGCCTGGCTCATGGGCGAGTTCGTGGAGCTGGCCCGCGCGGGCCGCGCCTACGCGAACGTGGTCAACGGGCAGCCCATGCCTGGCGGCACGGACAGCATCAACATCCCGAAGGTGGCGACGGGTTCGGCCACGGCGATCCAGACGGCGGACAACGGCGCCGTCCAGGAGACCGACATCACCGACACGTTCATCAACGCGCCGGTGCGCACGATCGCGGGCCAGCAGGACGTGGCGATCCAGCTCCTCGACCAGTCGCCCGTGAGCTTCGACCAGGTCATCTTCCGGGACCTGACGGCGGACTTCGCGACGAAGCTGGATCTGCAGGTCATCTCCGGCTCGGGCAGCTCCGGGCAGGTCACGGGTGTCCGTGGCACGTCGGGTATCACGACGATCGCGTACACGTCGGGTTCGCCGACCGTGGCCGGCGTCTACTCGAAGATCGCGGACGCTGTGCAGCGCGTGCACACGACCCGGTTCATGCCGCCCACCGTCATCGTGATGCACCCGCGCCGGTGGGCCTGGTTCCTGGCCGCGGCGGACTCGGCCGGCCGCCCGCTGGTGGTGCCGCAGGCCGGCAACCCGCAGAACGCGGTGGCGACCCTGGGTGCTGTGGCTGCCGAGCAGGTGGTGGGACAGATGCACGGCCTGCCGGTCGTCACGGATCCCTCGATGCCGACGACGCTCGGGACGGGCACCAACGAGGACGTGATTCACGTCCTCCGTGCGTCCGATCTGCTGCTGTACGAGTCGGGCATTCGCTCGCGGGTCATGCCGGAGGTCGGCTCCGGGACGCTGACC